The following is a genomic window from Variovorax paradoxus.
GGATTCGCTGCGCGACGACCGCCACGTGGAAACGGCGCCCGCACTGCGCTTCGAGGCCGAGTTCGACAGCGTCTACGCCGCTCCCGCCAAACCGCTGCACCTGGTGCAGCCGGACGGCACTCTCGAGATTACGCAAAGCGCGAGCTGCAGCGAAACCGTGGTCTGGAACCCGGGCGCGGTGCTTGGTGCGAAACTCGCCGACATGCCCGAAGACGGCTACCGGCACATGCTGTGCGTGGAAGCCGCACGCATCGACGAGCAGGTGCTGCTCTTGCCGGGCGCCCAATGGCAGGGCTGGCAGCAGCTTCGCGTACTCTGATTTTTCCTTTACGACCGACCATGCTCGCAAAACGCATCATTCCCTGTCTCGACGTTACCGGCGGCCGCGTGGTCAAGGGTGTCAACTTTCTCGAACTGCGCGATGCCGGCGATCCGGTCGAGATTGCAGCGCGCTACAACGCGCAGGGCGCCGACGAGCTCACCTTTCTCGACATCACCGCCACCAGCGATGGCCGCGACCTCATCCTGCCGATCATCGAGGCGGTCGCCTCGCAGGTCTTCATTCCGTTGACCGTAGGAGGCGGCGTGCGCACCGTGGCCGATGTGCGCCGGCTGCTCAACGCGGGCGCCGACAAGACCAGCTTCAATTCGGCCGCCATTGCCGATCCGCAGGTCATCAACGACGCGTCTCAGAAATACGGCTCGCAGTGCATCGTGGTGGCCATCGATGCCAAGCGCCGCAGTGCGGAAGAAGCCGTTACCCGCGGCGCAGGCTGGGACGTGTACAGCCATGGCGGCCGCAAGAACACCGGCCTGGACGCCGTCGAGTGGGCCACCGAGATGGTGCGCCGGGGCGCCGGCGAAATCCTGCTCACGAGCATGGACCGCGACGGAACCAAGAGCGGGTTCGACCTCGAACTCACCCGCGCGGTGAGCGACGCCGTGAATGTGCCGGTCATTGCGTCGGGCGGGGTCGGCAACCTCGACGACCTGGCCGATGGCATCCAGACCGGCGGCGCCGACGCGGTGCTGGCTGCCAGCATCTTTCACTACGGCGAGCACACCGTGGGCGAAGCTAAAGCCCGCATGGCCGCGCGGGGCATTCCCGTGCGGACGTGATCCGCTTCAGGCCGCTCGGGGTGGGACAATACCTTCCATGAATTGGCTTGACGAAGTGAAGTGGGACGCGAACGGCCTGGTGCCCGTGATCGCGCAGGAACAGGGCAGCAACGACGTGCTGATGTTCGCCTGGATGAACCGCGAGGCGCTCGAAAAGACCGCCGAGCTTGGCCGCGCCGTGTATTTCAGCCGCTCGCGCAACAAGCTGTGGTTCAAGGGCGAGGAGTCGGGCCACGTGCAAACGGTGCATGAAATCCGTCTGGACTGCGACAACGACGTGGTCCTGCTCAAGGTCACGCAGCTCGGCCATGAGCCGGGCATTGCCTGCCACACCGGCCGCCACAGCTGCTTTTTCAGCAAATACGAGAACGGCCAATGGACCGCCGTCGAGCCGGTCTTGAAAGACCCGGAGTCGATCTACAAATGACGGCCACAGTGAACACCTCCGACGCCCTCGCGCGCCTTGCTTCGGTCATCGAAAGCCGGCTCCCGGCCCGCGGCGGCGACCCCGAAAAAAGCTACGTGGCGCGCCTGCTGCACAAAGGCCCGGACGCTTTCCTCAAGAAAATCGGCGAGGAAGCCACCGAGGTGGTCATGGCGGCCAAGGACGCCGACCACGGCGGCGATCGCACAAAAATAGTGAACGAAGTGGCCGATTTGTGGTTCCACACCATGGTGGCGCTGGCGCACTACGGTTTCTCGCCCGCCGAGGTCGTTGCGGAGCTCGAGCGCCGCGAGGGCACCAGCGGCATCGAGGAAAAAGCCCTGCGCAAGGCGCAGGCCCGCGAAGCATCCGACGATTGAAAGGACATCTCCAATGGCCAACGACATCGTGAACGTGGAACCCGACGACTCCCTCAAGACCTGGGGCTGGGTCAGCTATATCCTGCACCTGATCGTGGCTGTTTGCGCCGTCCTGCCCGGGGCGCAGGCGTCGGTGGCGCTCCTGCTGGTTGCGCTGGTAATCGACTTCGTCAAGCGCGACGACGCGGCGGGCACCTGGCAGGCTTCGCATTTCAGCTGGCGCATCCGGTCGGTGCTGTGGGCCGGCTTGCTGTACATCGTCACGTCGTGGCTCTGGCTGCTGTTTCTGGTGCCCGGCTGGATCGCCTGGAGCCTGATTTCGCTGTGGTTTCTGTACCGGATCGTGAAAGGCATGATCCGCATGAACGACGGCCGTCCCATGGAACCCAAAGATGTCATCTGATCCGAACTGCGTCTTCTGCAAAATCATCGAAGGCAAGATCCCCTCGCGCAAGGTCTACGAAGACGACGAACTGTTCGGTTTTCACGACATCGCGCCCTGGGCGCCGGTGCATTTCATGCTGGTGCCCAAGAAGCACATCGCCTCCATGGCGCAACTCACGCCCGACGACGCCGCGCTGATGGGCAAGATCATGACGCTGGCCCCCAAGCTGGCCCTGGAGCAGGGCTGCAGGCCTTATCCGGAGGGCGGCTGGCGCGTTGTCATCAATACCGGCACCGAGGGCGGACAGGAGGTTCACCATCTCCATGTCCATGTCATGGGCGGTCCCCGGCCATGGCTTCGCGGCTGAACATTAGGCCAAACTGTCACATTTAGCCCGACTAAAATCGGACACATTCTTAGGAGTCTTCCATGGGTTCATTTTCAATCTGGCACTGGCTGATCGTGCTGCTCGTCGTGGTCATGATCTTCGGCACCAAGAAGCTGCGGAACATGGGTTCCGATCTTGGCGGCGCCGTCAAGGGCTTCAAGGACGGCATGAAGGAAGGCGGCTCTTCCGATGCGCCCGCTGCTTCGTCGGCCCCCGCTGCCCAGGTGACAGGCCAGCCGGCCAACAGCGACAAGTCGGCCATCGACGTCGAAGCGCGTCAGAAGTCCTGAGCGCGGGTTTTAAGTGCTCGACCTCGGTATTGAGAAGCTGGCGCTGATCGGCGTCGTGGCGCTGATCGTCATCGGGCCGGAAAAGCTGCCCCGGGTGGCGCGCACGGTCGGCACCTTGCTGGGCAAGGCGCAGCGTTACGTGAACGACGTCAAGGCCGAGGTCAATCGCTCGATGGAACTCGAAGAGCTGCGCAAGATGAAAACCACCGTGGAGGATGCGGCGCGCGACGTCGAGCACAGCATCCAGACGGGCGCGACCGATCTTGAAAAGCAGTTCTCCGGCTCTGGCGAAACCCTCTCGGCGCTGGCCGAACCCGAGCCCGCGGTTCCTGAATACAGGCACCCGCGCAAGAACTGGCGCCTGAAGCAGGGCGCCACGCCGCAGTGGTACAAGGCCCGAAACGGCGTTCGCACCAAGGCGCTCTCGGGTGCCGCCCGCGTCGCCCGTTTCCGTCCCCACAAGATCAACTAGCGGCTTTTGCAACCGCGTTCCTCGTGCGCCGCACGCCGGCCGAAGCCACGCTTTCTCCTGCTCTTTTCTCCTTCCAATGGCCGATTCCGACAACAAGAACAAAGACGCAGAAGACGAATTGGCGGGCACCGAACAGCCGTTCGTGCAGCACCTGGTCGAACTCCGCGACCGCCTGCTCTATTGCGTCTACGGCCTGGTGGTCGCGGGCGTGCTGCTGGCCATCTGGCCAGGGCCGGCCGGGCTGATCGACCTTATTGCCATGCCGATCCAGGCCCACATGCCGCCGGGCGCCAAGCTCATCGCCGTGGGCGTGTTCTCGCCCTTCTTCGTGCCGCTCAAGGTGCTGATGATGACGGCCGTGCTGCTGGCGCTGCCCTGGCTCATGTACCAGGCCTGGATGTTCGTGGCGCCGGGGCTCTATAGCCATGAAAAGAAATTCGCGCTACCGCTGATCTTGTTCGGCAGCCTGCTGGCCTATGTCGGCATCGCGTTTGTGCAGTTCTTCGTGCTCGACAAGATGTTCGGCTTCATTCAGAAATTCACGCCGCCGAGCGTGAATGCCACGCCTGACATCTCGTCATACGTGGAGGCCATTCTCTCGCTGTACATCGCGTTCGGCGTCGCCTTCCAGGTGCCCATCGTCGTGATGCTGCTGGTGCGCTTCGAAATGGTCACCATCGAAAAGCTGCGCTCCTTCCGCGGCTACTTCATCGTGGTGGCCTTCGTCATTGCCGCGGTGCTCACGCCGCCGGACGTGGTGTCGCAGCTCGCGCTGGCGGTGCCGATGTGCCTGCTCTACGAGGTCGGCATCATCGGCGCGCGCTACTTCGCAAACGGCACCAGGAAGCCGTCCGAAGAGGAAGAAAGCGCCGATTCCTCGGCGTCTTCCTGATCGGTCGCTACTCAACCCTCCGCAGTTACTCGGGCTGGTTCGGCACCTGCCGAACCGGGCTCTTGGGCCGAAGGCCCGGCGTCACGTCAAGTTCCATCTTGTCGGTGCCGCGCTGCAGCGCAAAGCGCGCGGTGCTGCCCGGCTTCAGTCCGGCCACGGCGGTCAGCAGGGCCTGCACGTTGTCGGTCTTCTTTTCGCCGACCGAAGTGATCACGTCGCCCGGGCGGATGCCGGCCTTGGCCGCGGGCCCGTTCTGGAGCACGCCGGTGATGATGACGCCGGTATCCGCCTTCACGCCGAAGGTCTCGGCCAGTTCGGGCGAGAGTTCGTTCGGCTCGACACCGATCCAGCCACGGCGCACCTGGCCTTCCTTCACGATGCCTTCGAGCACGATCTTCGCCATGGAAACCGGAATGGCGAAGCCGATGCCCATGCTGCCGCCCGAGCGCGAATAGATGGCCGTGTTGACGCCCTGCAGGTTGCCGTTGACGTCGATCAGCGCGCCGCCCGAATTGCCGGGGTTGATGGCCGCATCGGTCTGGATGAAATTCTCGAAGTTGTTGATGCCGAGCTGGTTGCGCCCCAGCGCCGAGACGATGCCACTGGTCACCGTCTGGCCCACGCCGAACGGGTTGCCGATGGCAAGCACCTGGTCGCCCACCTGCAGGTCGTCCGAGTTGCCCAGCACGATGGCGGGCAGCTTGTCCATTTCGATCTTGAGCACGGCAAGGTCGGTGTCCGGGTCGGTGCCGATCACCTTCGCGCGCGTGTGGCGGCTGTCGTTGAGCGTGATCTCGATCTCGTCCGCGCCCTCGACCACGTGGTTGTTGGTGAGGATGTAACCCTCCGAGCTCACGATCACGCCGCTGCCCAGGCCCACCTGGGGCTGGTCGCCCTGGTCGCCGAAGAAAAACCTGAACCACGGGTCGTTGCTGCGCGGATGGCGCTGCGCCGCCTTGCTGGTGTTGATGCTCACCACCGCCGGAGACGCTTTCTTGGCGGCTGCGCTCAGGCTGCCGGCGGGCGCCACCGCCGGCGCACCGGCCGGTGCCTCGACAATCGAGACCACGCCGCCGAGCGATGTGGAGCGCCGGTTGATCCACTCGGGCTTGAGCGTTGCAACAACAAAATAGGCCGCCAGCAGGACGGTCACGGCTTGGGCAAAGAGCAGCCAGGTGCGTTTCATGGAATTTGTTTACGGGTAAGCACGCCGTCCGGTGCGGCGCTACGGATCAATTGTCCCTCAACCCCCGGCCACCGGAAAACCGCGCCGGCCGGTCGAGATTGCCCAAGGTTCCGGGCGCCAATGCGGGATAACCCTTAGCATCGCGAAGCGAGCCCACACGGCTCCGGATTCCGGCCTTCCGCAACGCCCACCCGGCGCACGCGGCCAGGTGTTTCGCCGGCGCGCTGCTTTTCCGCTTCAATCCCCCGGCGGTCCTGCGCGCGGCAACGACTTCCCTGCCAGCCATGACTTCTCAAGCCCTTTCCCCGGACGCTTCTCCGGACGGCGCCCGGCCGCTTTCCGCCCGCACGCTCGACTCCCGCGACTACAAGACCCTTGCCCTGTCCGCTCTTGGCGGAACGCTGGAGTTCTACGACTTCGTCATCTACGTTTTCTTTGCCACCGTTCTGGGCGCGCTTTTCTTTCCGGCAGACATGCCCGACTGGCTGCGGCAGCTGCAGACCTTCGGCATCTTTGCCGCCGGCTACCTGGCCCGGCCGGTAGGCGGCATCGTCATTGCGCACTTCGGCGACCTGCTTGGCCGCAAGCGCATGTTCACGCTGTCGATCTTCCTGATGGCGGCGCCCACGCTGGTGATCGGCCTGTTGCCTACCTACGCCAGCATCGGCATTGCCGCACCTTTGCTGCTGCTGGCCATGCGGGTGTTGCAGGGCGCGGCCATCGGCGGCGAAATGCCCGGCGCGTGGGTGTTCGTCGGCGAGCATGTGCCGGCGCAGCGCTATGGCTTCGGCATCGGCACGCTCACTTCGGGCATCACCGGCGGCATCCTGCTCGGCTCGCTCGTGGCCGTGGGCATCAACCGCTATTACCTGCCGGCGGAGGTGAGCGACTTTGCCTGGCGCATTCCCTTCGTGCTGGGCGGCGTGTTCGGCCTCGTCTCGGTGTACCTGCGCCGGTTCCTGCACGAGACACCGGTCTTCAAGGAACTGGCCGACCGCAAGACCGTTGCGCGCGAGTTGCCGCTGCGCACGGTGCTGCGCGAGCACCGTGCCGCAAGCATCTATGTGGGCCTGCTCACCTGGGTGCTGTCGGCCGCCATCGTCGTGGTGGTGCTGTACACGCCCACCTACCTGCAGAAGGTGCATCACATTCCGGCTGCACTGGCACTCGAAGCCAATGCGCTGGCCACGCTGACCCTGACCATCGGCTGCGTGCTGGTCGGCTGGGCCTGTGACCGCATCGGCACGCGCGCGGTCATGCTCATTGGCTGGGGCGGACTGTTCGCGACCGCGTACCTGTTCTACACGGGGTTGCCGGGTACGCCGGCCACGCTCTTCTGGCACTACGGCTTGGTCGGCTTGTTCGTGGGCACCATTGCCACGGTGCCGATTGCCGGTGTGCGCGCGTTCCCGGCGCCGGTGCGCTTTACCGGCCTTTCGTTTGCCTACAACATGTCGTATGCCGTGTTCGGCGGACTCACGCCTGTGATCCTGACCGTCTGGCTCCAGCACGACACCATGGCGCCTGCACACTACGTTGCCGTGCTGGCAGCCCTGGGCTTTGTGCTGGCCCTGTGGCCCCTGGCGGCACGCGGCCATGCCATGCGAAACGGGAGCGGGAGCGCGACAATGTCGCGATGAGCACCACCCGCCACGAACTGCTGCATGCCTTCGATCTTCTTCTTGCGCCTTCCCGCTTCAAGGACTACGGACCGAACGGCCTGCAGGTCGAGGGCCGCACCGTGGTGCGGAAAATCGTCTCGGGCGTCACGGCCAGCCGCGCACTGATAGAAGCCGCCATTCATGCCGAGGCCGACGCCATCTTCGTTCACCACGGCCTGTTCTGGCGCGGCCAGGACGCCTGCGTGACCGGCTGGATGAAGCAGCGCCTGAGCCTGCTGCTTGGCGATGACGTCAATCTGTTCGCGTACCACCTGCCGCTCGATGCCCACCCCGAGCTTGGCAACAACGCCCAGCTCGGCTTGCAGCTCGGCCTGCTTGCGCATGCCGGCTCCGCCGGGCGCTTTGGCGAACAGGAACTCGGCTTTCTCGGCGCGCGCGAAAACGGCGAGAGCTTTGCCAATGCCAAGGAGCTTGCCGCCCACGCGGAAAAGGTCCTCAAGCGGCCCGTGACGCTGGTCGATACCGCCCACAAAGCCATCAAGAACATCGCGTGGTGCACCGGCGGTGCCCAAGGCTACTTCGAGGCCGCCATTGCCGCCGGGGCCGATGCGTTCATCACCGGTGAAATCTCCGAACCCGAGGCCCACTATGCACGCGAGATGGGCGTCGCCTTCCTGGCCTGCGGGCACCATGCCACCGAACGCTACGGCGCACCGGCGGTCGCGGCCCACGTGGCAGCCCAGCTCGGCCTGAAGCACGAATTCATCGATATCGACAATCCCGCATGACCGGCAAGGATCCCATCACCGCTGCCGGCGCGCCGGTGGCGATCACGCTCGGCGATCCTGCGGGCATCGGCCCGGAAATCATCGTCAAGGCTTTCCGCCAGGCGCCCGGCGCCACGCGCGGCGCCTTCGTGGCCGGCGACGTGGCCACCATGCGCCGCGCGTCGCAGGCTCTTGCGCTGCCTGGGCAGCCGGCATGGCCCGTGGCGGAAATCGAGCATGCGGCCGAGGCAGCTACGGCGCCTCCGGGGTGCATTCCCGTGCTGCAGGTGGCCGCACCGGCCGACAAC
Proteins encoded in this region:
- a CDS encoding DUF4870 family protein, translated to MANDIVNVEPDDSLKTWGWVSYILHLIVAVCAVLPGAQASVALLLVALVIDFVKRDDAAGTWQASHFSWRIRSVLWAGLLYIVTSWLWLLFLVPGWIAWSLISLWFLYRIVKGMIRMNDGRPMEPKDVI
- a CDS encoding Nif3-like dinuclear metal center hexameric protein is translated as MSTTRHELLHAFDLLLAPSRFKDYGPNGLQVEGRTVVRKIVSGVTASRALIEAAIHAEADAIFVHHGLFWRGQDACVTGWMKQRLSLLLGDDVNLFAYHLPLDAHPELGNNAQLGLQLGLLAHAGSAGRFGEQELGFLGARENGESFANAKELAAHAEKVLKRPVTLVDTAHKAIKNIAWCTGGAQGYFEAAIAAGADAFITGEISEPEAHYAREMGVAFLACGHHATERYGAPAVAAHVAAQLGLKHEFIDIDNPA
- the hisF gene encoding imidazole glycerol phosphate synthase subunit HisF, with translation MLAKRIIPCLDVTGGRVVKGVNFLELRDAGDPVEIAARYNAQGADELTFLDITATSDGRDLILPIIEAVASQVFIPLTVGGGVRTVADVRRLLNAGADKTSFNSAAIADPQVINDASQKYGSQCIVVAIDAKRRSAEEAVTRGAGWDVYSHGGRKNTGLDAVEWATEMVRRGAGEILLTSMDRDGTKSGFDLELTRAVSDAVNVPVIASGGVGNLDDLADGIQTGGADAVLAASIFHYGEHTVGEAKARMAARGIPVRT
- a CDS encoding S1C family serine protease, with the translated sequence MKRTWLLFAQAVTVLLAAYFVVATLKPEWINRRSTSLGGVVSIVEAPAGAPAVAPAGSLSAAAKKASPAVVSINTSKAAQRHPRSNDPWFRFFFGDQGDQPQVGLGSGVIVSSEGYILTNNHVVEGADEIEITLNDSRHTRAKVIGTDPDTDLAVLKIEMDKLPAIVLGNSDDLQVGDQVLAIGNPFGVGQTVTSGIVSALGRNQLGINNFENFIQTDAAINPGNSGGALIDVNGNLQGVNTAIYSRSGGSMGIGFAIPVSMAKIVLEGIVKEGQVRRGWIGVEPNELSPELAETFGVKADTGVIITGVLQNGPAAKAGIRPGDVITSVGEKKTDNVQALLTAVAGLKPGSTARFALQRGTDKMELDVTPGLRPKSPVRQVPNQPE
- the tatC gene encoding twin-arginine translocase subunit TatC, with product MADSDNKNKDAEDELAGTEQPFVQHLVELRDRLLYCVYGLVVAGVLLAIWPGPAGLIDLIAMPIQAHMPPGAKLIAVGVFSPFFVPLKVLMMTAVLLALPWLMYQAWMFVAPGLYSHEKKFALPLILFGSLLAYVGIAFVQFFVLDKMFGFIQKFTPPSVNATPDISSYVEAILSLYIAFGVAFQVPIVVMLLVRFEMVTIEKLRSFRGYFIVVAFVIAAVLTPPDVVSQLALAVPMCLLYEVGIIGARYFANGTRKPSEEEESADSSASS
- a CDS encoding MFS transporter; this translates as MTSQALSPDASPDGARPLSARTLDSRDYKTLALSALGGTLEFYDFVIYVFFATVLGALFFPADMPDWLRQLQTFGIFAAGYLARPVGGIVIAHFGDLLGRKRMFTLSIFLMAAPTLVIGLLPTYASIGIAAPLLLLAMRVLQGAAIGGEMPGAWVFVGEHVPAQRYGFGIGTLTSGITGGILLGSLVAVGINRYYLPAEVSDFAWRIPFVLGGVFGLVSVYLRRFLHETPVFKELADRKTVARELPLRTVLREHRAASIYVGLLTWVLSAAIVVVVLYTPTYLQKVHHIPAALALEANALATLTLTIGCVLVGWACDRIGTRAVMLIGWGGLFATAYLFYTGLPGTPATLFWHYGLVGLFVGTIATVPIAGVRAFPAPVRFTGLSFAYNMSYAVFGGLTPVILTVWLQHDTMAPAHYVAVLAALGFVLALWPLAARGHAMRNGSGSATMSR
- a CDS encoding phosphoribosyl-ATP diphosphatase → MTATVNTSDALARLASVIESRLPARGGDPEKSYVARLLHKGPDAFLKKIGEEATEVVMAAKDADHGGDRTKIVNEVADLWFHTMVALAHYGFSPAEVVAELERREGTSGIEEKALRKAQAREASDD
- the hisI gene encoding phosphoribosyl-AMP cyclohydrolase translates to MPSMNWLDEVKWDANGLVPVIAQEQGSNDVLMFAWMNREALEKTAELGRAVYFSRSRNKLWFKGEESGHVQTVHEIRLDCDNDVVLLKVTQLGHEPGIACHTGRHSCFFSKYENGQWTAVEPVLKDPESIYK
- the tatA gene encoding Sec-independent protein translocase subunit TatA, coding for MGSFSIWHWLIVLLVVVMIFGTKKLRNMGSDLGGAVKGFKDGMKEGGSSDAPAASSAPAAQVTGQPANSDKSAIDVEARQKS
- a CDS encoding histidine triad nucleotide-binding protein, which codes for MSSDPNCVFCKIIEGKIPSRKVYEDDELFGFHDIAPWAPVHFMLVPKKHIASMAQLTPDDAALMGKIMTLAPKLALEQGCRPYPEGGWRVVINTGTEGGQEVHHLHVHVMGGPRPWLRG
- the tatB gene encoding Sec-independent protein translocase protein TatB, with the translated sequence MLDLGIEKLALIGVVALIVIGPEKLPRVARTVGTLLGKAQRYVNDVKAEVNRSMELEELRKMKTTVEDAARDVEHSIQTGATDLEKQFSGSGETLSALAEPEPAVPEYRHPRKNWRLKQGATPQWYKARNGVRTKALSGAARVARFRPHKIN